A segment of the Pseudomonas sp. MPC6 genome:
CTCAGGTTGCTTTGCGGGGCTTTATGGCTGGTTTGCGGCAGGTTGCATACGCGAGCCATCGAATCGTCTGATCCGAATAGGCTGGCCATTTTCATCTTCATAGACCACTTTGCCTCGCTGCTTGGCCAAGTAGCTCAACCATTCGATGGCGGCATTCATGTCGGCTTGATCGTTAGACTTGAGTCGCATGGCATCCCTTGCATCGCAGTATATGTTGGCATAACCCTCTGGGTTTAGGCTTTGCCAGAGGTTATGGACCAGGCCAATGAGGCCATATGTATCGTAGGTGCCGTCAAGCCGCTTTCGTATCGAACCAGCGTTTTCCACCCGGCCTTTAGGTACGGCTATCCAACAGTGGTAGTGGATCTGCTTGGCCGTTTCCAACTCATTGCACCAGCCGTACGCGCTTCGCTTGATCTGTTGACCGCCCCATATGCGTTGCCTGAACTTATTGTCTCGTAGCTGAGCGAATAGCTCGCTGACTCTATCGTTGGCAACGTCAGGTTGGATCAGTGGCGTGG
Coding sequences within it:
- a CDS encoding inovirus-type Gp2 protein: MPKRQLQPDYTLLTESTYRGYPVQYRDGQSPLIKEALDKFINQMEAITSHYQDVFLVRFDLHLPKNDDTTPLIQPDVANDRVSELFAQLRDNKFRQRIWGGQQIKRSAYGWCNELETAKQIHYHCWIAVPKGRVENAGSIRKRLDGTYDTYGLIGLVHNLWQSLNPEGYANIYCDARDAMRLKSNDQADMNAAIEWLSYLAKQRGKVVYEDENGQPIRIRRFDGSRMQPAANQP